Genomic window (Acidimicrobiales bacterium):
CACCGCGCCGGTCAGGTCCGCGCCGCACGACGGGCACGTGCGGGCGTCGGCGGCCACCGACGCCGAGCACCTCGGGCAGGCCGCCTCCCAGGCCACGGCGACGGAGGGTACCGGCTGCGGACCCCGCCGCCCGGGCGCCCCGCCCCGCCGCAGCCTCGGGCCCGCCGTGCCGGCCGGCGCCCCGGCGCCCCGGCGGCGACGCAGCCTCGCGCCGGTCGTGCCGGCCGGCGCCCCGGCGCCCCGGCGGGGGCTCAGCCTCGAGCCGGTCGTGCTCCCCGGCGCCCCGGCGCCCCGGCGCCCCGGCGGCGCTCAGCCCCAGGCGGGGCGCACCTGGGCGCCGCCGTCGACGATCAGGGTCTGCCCGGTGATCCACGACGCCCGGTCGCTCACGAGGAACACGGCCGCCTCGGCGATGTCCGACGGGTCGCCCAGCCGCCGGAGCGGGGTGCGGGCGGCGATCTGGGTCTCCGCCGGCTCCCACAGCGCCCGCGCCATGTCCGTCTTCACCAGCCCGGGGGCGACGGCGTTCACCCGCACCCCCGGCGCCAGCTCGGCGGCGAGGGTGCGGGTCAGGTAGACGAGCGCCGCCTTGGTGGCGTTGTAGAGCCCGATCGACGGCTCGGTCACGAAGCCCCCGAGCGAGGCGACGTTCAACACCACCCCGCCCCGGTCCCGCATGGCCGCCCGCCAGGCCAGCTGGGTCCACACCAGCGCGCCGCGGAAGTTCACCTGCCAGGTCTTGTCGTGCCGGGGCAGGTCGATGTCGATGGTCGGGCCCAGGTAGGGGTTGGTGGCAGCGTTGTTCACGAGCACGTCGAGGCCGCCGAAGCGGTCCACGGTGGCGGCGACGCACGCCTCGGCCTGGTCGGGCTCGCCGGCGTTCGCTGCGAACGTCGCCACCTCGCCGGTCATCCCCGCGGCGGCGGCGTCGAGGGCGTCCTGCTTCCGGCTCGACAGCATCACCCTGGCGCCCGAGGCGGCCAGCTCGGCGGCGATGGCCCGGCCGATCCCCCGCGACGCGCCGGTGACGAGCGCGACCCTGCCGTCGAGGCGGATGTCCATCGGGCGACGGTACCCGCTCCCCCGCGACCGACCCGGGGGTCAGGCGTCGCGCAGGCTGGCCCCGCAGTAGACCCGGCCGCTCGCCGGGTCGATCACCCCGACCCAGCGGACCTCGTGGACGTCGACGCCGACGACCGACCCCCACGCCCCGCCGCCGCTGGCGAACGTGGCGTCGTCGAGCAGCACCCGGCCGCCGTCGACGAGGTCGACCTGCACGGCGTAGCGGGCGTCGCCCCAGGCCGGGGTCCACCCGTCGATCTCGAAGAACATCCACGACGGCTCGCCGTCGAACAGGTACACCTCGCCGACCTCGTCGCCCTCCGCGTCCTCCATCGGCGCGCTGAGCAGCTCCTCGCCGCCCCGCGGGCGCAGCGCGGCCCACGACCCGGCCGCGCCGAGCAGCACGAGGGCGACGGCGGCGACGGCGCCGGCGAGCACCGACCGGCGCCGGCGGCGGCCGGCCAGCCGGACGGGGCCGGCCTCGAGGTCGGCGGTGAGGCGCTCGAGGACACGGGACTCGAAGCCGGGCGGCGGCTCGGCCGCCGGGGCGGCGAGCAGCACGCCGTCGGCCGCCCGGGCGAGGTCGGCGACCAGCTCCCGGCAGGCGTCGCAGCGGGCGAGGTGGGTGAGGACGGCCCCCCGCTCCACGCCGTCGAGCACGCCGAGGGCCAGCTCGGGGGCGAGGGCCCGGACGTCGTCGCAGCGCAGCCGCGGGGTCATGCCCCCAGCTCCCCGGCGGTCATCGTCGCCCGGAGCCGCATGAGGCCCGAGCGGATGCGGGTCTTGGCCGTGCCGAGCGGGATGCCCTCCCGCTCGCCGATCTCCCGGGCGGTGAGGCCGTGCAGGGCGGCGAGCACGAGCGCCCGCCGCTGCTCGACGGGCAGGTCCCCGAGCGCGTCGCGCATCCTCGCCACGTCGGCGTCCACCTCGGCGACCTCACCGGGGTCGGGGTCCGAGGCGGCGAGGCCGAGGTCGGACAGGTCCACCACGTCGGCCGGCCGCGCCTGCTGCACGCGGACGGCGTCGATGGCGAGGTTGCGGGTGATGGCCAGGAGCCAGGTGGCGACGGAGCCCTTCCGCGCGTCGTACGCGGTCGCGTGGCGCCACGCCCGCACGAACGCCTCCTGGGCGATGTCCTCCGCCCGCCCCTCGTCGTTGACGACGACGAGCGCCAATCCGTACACCCGCCGTTGGAACCTCCTGATGAACGCGGCCGCGGCCGTCGGGTCGCCGGTGCCGAAGCCGGCGAGCAAGGCCTCGTCGGAAGCGGCCCACACGCCCGTACTACGTCCGACGCGGCCGGCGGGATTGCTGGCAATCCCGTACGGGCCGCCGTCCGTAGGTCACCATGTCGCC
Coding sequences:
- a CDS encoding zf-HC2 domain-containing protein produces the protein MTPRLRCDDVRALAPELALGVLDGVERGAVLTHLARCDACRELVADLARAADGVLLAAPAAEPPPGFESRVLERLTADLEAGPVRLAGRRRRRSVLAGAVAAVALVLLGAAGSWAALRPRGGEELLSAPMEDAEGDEVGEVYLFDGEPSWMFFEIDGWTPAWGDARYAVQVDLVDGGRVLLDDATFASGGGAWGSVVGVDVHEVRWVGVIDPASGRVYCGASLRDA
- a CDS encoding SDR family oxidoreductase, with the translated sequence MDIRLDGRVALVTGASRGIGRAIAAELAASGARVMLSSRKQDALDAAAAGMTGEVATFAANAGEPDQAEACVAATVDRFGGLDVLVNNAATNPYLGPTIDIDLPRHDKTWQVNFRGALVWTQLAWRAAMRDRGGVVLNVASLGGFVTEPSIGLYNATKAALVYLTRTLAAELAPGVRVNAVAPGLVKTDMARALWEPAETQIAARTPLRRLGDPSDIAEAAVFLVSDRASWITGQTLIVDGGAQVRPAWG
- a CDS encoding sigma-70 family RNA polymerase sigma factor, giving the protein MWAASDEALLAGFGTGDPTAAAAFIRRFQRRVYGLALVVVNDEGRAEDIAQEAFVRAWRHATAYDARKGSVATWLLAITRNLAIDAVRVQQARPADVVDLSDLGLAASDPDPGEVAEVDADVARMRDALGDLPVEQRRALVLAALHGLTAREIGEREGIPLGTAKTRIRSGLMRLRATMTAGELGA